A genome region from Pseudomonadota bacterium includes the following:
- the tuf gene encoding elongation factor Tu, with product MAKQKFERTKPHVNIGTIGHVDHGKTTLTAAITNVLAMRQGKQGLKVDEIDNAPEEKARGITIAIYHAEYETDKRHYAHVDCPGHADYIKNMITGAAQMDGAILVVAATDGPMPQTREHILLARQVNVPYIVVFLNKVDQVDDPDLIELVEMELRELLTEYKFPGDTIPIIKGSGLKALEDSLAGKMDSDWVNKIGDLMDAVDSYIPDPERPIDKPFLMPVEDVFTITGRGTVATGRVERGIVKTGEEIEIVGIQEKTRKSVVTGVEMFRKILDEGRAGDNVGVLLRGVERKDIERGQVLAKPGSIKPHTEFTAEVYVLSKDEGGRHTPFFNNYRPQFYFRTTDVTGAITLPEGTEMVMPGDNVKIQVKLIQPIAMEEGLRFAIREGGRTVGAGVVTAIKN from the coding sequence ATGGCAAAGCAGAAGTTCGAGCGTACGAAGCCGCACGTGAACATCGGCACGATCGGTCACGTCGATCACGGCAAGACCACCCTCACCGCTGCGATCACCAATGTGCTCGCGATGCGTCAGGGCAAGCAGGGCCTGAAGGTCGACGAGATCGACAACGCGCCTGAAGAGAAGGCACGTGGGATCACGATCGCCATCTATCACGCGGAGTACGAGACCGACAAGCGCCACTACGCGCACGTCGACTGCCCTGGCCACGCCGACTACATCAAGAACATGATCACCGGCGCGGCGCAGATGGACGGAGCCATCCTGGTGGTTGCTGCCACCGACGGCCCGATGCCGCAGACCCGCGAGCACATCCTCCTGGCCCGCCAGGTGAACGTGCCGTACATCGTGGTCTTCCTGAACAAGGTCGACCAGGTCGACGATCCCGACCTCATCGAGCTCGTCGAGATGGAGCTGCGCGAGCTGCTCACCGAGTACAAGTTCCCCGGCGACACCATTCCGATCATCAAGGGCTCGGGCCTCAAGGCGCTCGAGGACTCGCTGGCCGGCAAGATGGACAGCGACTGGGTCAACAAGATCGGCGATCTGATGGACGCTGTCGACAGCTACATCCCCGATCCGGAGCGCCCCATCGACAAGCCCTTCCTGATGCCTGTTGAAGACGTGTTCACCATCACGGGTCGCGGTACCGTGGCCACCGGTCGTGTGGAGCGCGGCATCGTGAAGACCGGTGAAGAGATCGAGATCGTCGGCATCCAGGAGAAGACCCGCAAGAGCGTCGTGACTGGCGTCGAGATGTTCCGCAAGATCCTCGACGAGGGTCGCGCGGGCGACAACGTCGGCGTGCTCCTGCGTGGTGTCGAGCGCAAGGACATCGAGCGCGGTCAGGTTCTGGCCAAGCCCGGTTCCATCAAGCCTCACACCGAGTTCACTGCCGAGGTGTACGTGCTGTCGAAGGACGAAGGCGGACGCCACACGCCCTTCTTCAACAACTACCGTCCGCAGTTCTACTTCCGCACCACTGACGTGACGGGCGCCATCACCCTGCCGGAAGGCACGGAGATGGTGATGCCTGGCGACAACGTCAAGATCCAGGTGAAGCTGATCCAGCCCATCGCCATGGAGGAAGGTCTGCGCTTCGCCATCCGCGAGGGCGGCCGCACCGTGGGCGCGGGCGTCGTCACCGCCATCAAGAACTAG
- a CDS encoding 30S ribosomal protein S10, whose protein sequence is MAKQRMRIRLKAYDHRVLDESAEKIVDIARKTGANISGPVPLPTEKNVWCVLRSPHVDKKSREHFEIRTHKRLIDIYFDPAQKTIESLMNMSLPAGVDIEIKG, encoded by the coding sequence GTGGCCAAGCAACGCATGAGGATTCGACTGAAGGCATACGACCATCGTGTGCTCGACGAGTCCGCAGAGAAGATCGTCGACATCGCGCGCAAGACGGGCGCCAACATCTCAGGGCCGGTGCCGCTGCCGACCGAGAAGAACGTCTGGTGCGTGCTGCGCTCGCCGCACGTCGACAAGAAGTCCCGCGAACACTTCGAGATTCGCACCCATAAGCGTCTGATTGATATCTACTTCGATCCCGCGCAGAAGACCATCGAGTCGCTCATGAACATGAGCCTGCCGGCCGGAGTCGACATCGAGATCAAGGGCTGA